Proteins encoded by one window of Enterobacter hormaechei subsp. xiangfangensis:
- the ampG gene encoding muropeptide MFS transporter AmpG, with translation MSSHYLRIFQQPKSAILLILGFASGLPLALTSGTLQAWMTVENIDLKTIGFFSLVGQAYVFKFLWSPVMDRYTPPFLGRRRGWLAMTQVLLLLAIAAMGFLEPSTQLRWMAALAVVVAFCSASQDIVFDAWKTDVLPAEERGAGAAISVLGYRLGMLVSGGLALWLADRYLGWQGMYWLMAALLIPCIFATLFAPEPSDVIPVPRSLEQAVAAPLRDFFGRNNAWLILLLIVLYKLGDAFAMSLTTTFLIRGVGFDAGEVGVVNKTLGLFATIVGALYGGVLMQRLSLFRALLIFGILQGASNAGYWLLSITDKHMISMATAVFFENLCGGMGTAAFVALLMTLCNKSFSATQFALLSALSAVGRVYVGPVAGWFVEAHGWPTFYLFSVVAAVPGILLLLVCRQTLEYTQRTEHFMPRTEYQAAYRFALRLLMAGCLALVVWLAVLIINATTTLSLPFETQLLDAGVFLAIVGILTGGMLDFMSLRKTQMT, from the coding sequence ATGTCCAGTCACTACTTACGCATTTTCCAGCAACCGAAATCAGCTATTCTGCTGATCCTTGGTTTCGCCTCAGGTTTGCCCCTTGCGCTCACCTCCGGCACGTTACAGGCGTGGATGACGGTTGAGAACATCGATCTTAAAACCATTGGTTTCTTCTCGCTCGTCGGCCAGGCTTACGTCTTTAAGTTCCTGTGGTCGCCGGTGATGGATCGCTATACCCCACCGTTCCTCGGGCGCCGTCGCGGCTGGTTAGCGATGACGCAGGTGCTGCTGTTGCTGGCCATTGCCGCAATGGGTTTCCTTGAGCCGTCAACACAGCTGCGCTGGATGGCCGCGCTTGCGGTGGTCGTCGCCTTCTGCTCCGCTTCGCAGGACATTGTTTTTGACGCCTGGAAGACGGACGTCCTGCCAGCGGAAGAGCGTGGCGCCGGTGCGGCAATCAGCGTGCTTGGCTACCGCCTGGGTATGCTGGTTTCCGGCGGGCTGGCCCTCTGGCTTGCCGACCGCTATCTCGGCTGGCAGGGAATGTACTGGCTGATGGCCGCTCTGCTGATCCCCTGCATTTTTGCCACGCTATTCGCGCCTGAACCGAGCGATGTGATTCCGGTTCCCCGCTCGCTGGAGCAGGCCGTCGCCGCACCGCTCCGCGACTTCTTTGGTCGCAATAATGCCTGGCTGATCCTGCTGCTGATTGTCCTTTATAAGCTCGGCGACGCTTTCGCCATGAGTCTGACCACCACCTTCCTGATCCGCGGCGTCGGGTTTGATGCGGGGGAGGTCGGCGTGGTGAACAAAACCCTGGGGCTGTTTGCCACGATCGTCGGCGCGCTGTACGGCGGCGTATTGATGCAGCGTCTGTCGCTGTTCCGTGCTCTGCTGATCTTCGGCATCCTTCAGGGCGCTTCGAATGCCGGTTACTGGCTGCTGTCGATCACCGACAAGCATATGATCAGCATGGCGACGGCGGTATTCTTTGAAAATCTGTGCGGAGGTATGGGCACTGCGGCATTTGTCGCCCTGCTGATGACGCTGTGCAATAAGTCATTTTCCGCCACCCAGTTTGCCCTGCTCTCTGCCCTCTCAGCCGTCGGGCGCGTGTACGTAGGTCCCGTCGCGGGCTGGTTTGTTGAAGCCCACGGCTGGCCGACATTTTATCTCTTCTCTGTGGTGGCGGCTGTGCCGGGGATTTTATTGTTGCTGGTCTGTCGCCAGACGCTGGAATATACCCAGCGGACGGAACACTTCATGCCGCGCACGGAATATCAGGCTGCTTACCGGTTTGCCCTGCGTCTGCTGATGGCAGGTTGTCTTGCGCTGGTAGTGTGGCTCGCGGTTCTCATTATCAATGCGACGACCACCTTGTCGCTTCCTTTTGAAACCCAGCTGCTTGATGCAGGCGTGTTTCTCGCCATCGTGGG
- a CDS encoding lipoprotein has product MLKKLFFPLVALFMLAGCATPPTTIDVSPKITLPQQDPSLMGVTVSINGADQRQDQALAKVTRDNQQVTLTASRDLRFLLQEVLEKQMTSRGYMIGPSGAVDLQIIVNNLYADVSQGNVRYNIATKADIAIIATAKNGNKMNKNYRASYSVEGAFQASNKNIADAVNSVLTDTIADMAQDTSIHDFIKQNAR; this is encoded by the coding sequence ATGTTAAAAAAACTCTTCTTTCCGTTGGTAGCACTCTTTATGCTCGCCGGCTGCGCGACTCCGCCGACGACCATTGACGTTTCACCAAAAATTACCCTGCCTCAGCAGGATCCAAGCCTGATGGGCGTTACGGTCAGCATTAATGGCGCCGATCAGCGTCAGGACCAGGCGCTGGCGAAAGTGACTCGCGACAACCAACAGGTCACGCTGACCGCCTCCCGCGACCTGCGCTTCCTGTTGCAGGAAGTGCTGGAGAAACAGATGACCTCCCGCGGCTACATGATTGGCCCAAGCGGCGCGGTTGATCTGCAAATCATCGTGAACAACCTGTACGCTGACGTCTCCCAGGGTAACGTTCGCTACAACATTGCGACTAAAGCCGATATCGCCATCATCGCTACCGCGAAGAACGGCAACAAAATGAACAAAAACTACCGTGCGAGCTATTCCGTTGAAGGCGCATTCCAGGCCTCCAACAAAAATATCGCTGACGCGGTTAACAGCGTGCTGACTGACACCATTGCCGACATGGCACAGGACACCAGCATTCACGACTTCATCAAGCAGAACGCCCGTTAA
- the bolA gene encoding transcriptional regulator BolA: MMIREQIEEKLRAAFNPVFLEVVDESYRHNVPAGSESHFKVVLVSDRFTGERFLNRHRLIYSTLTEELSTTVHALALHTYTIKEWEGLQDTVFASPPCRGAGTIA; the protein is encoded by the coding sequence ATGATGATACGTGAACAGATAGAAGAAAAATTAAGGGCAGCGTTCAACCCTGTGTTTCTCGAAGTTGTCGACGAAAGCTATCGTCATAACGTGCCGGCAGGTTCTGAAAGCCACTTTAAAGTGGTTCTGGTCAGCGATCGCTTCACGGGAGAACGTTTCCTGAACCGACACCGCTTGATCTACAGCACCTTGACGGAAGAACTCTCCACAACCGTACATGCGCTGGCGCTGCATACCTACACCATTAAGGAATGGGAAGGGCTACAGGATACGGTATTCGCATCACCGCCTTGTCGGGGTGCAGGCACCATCGCCTGA
- the tig gene encoding trigger factor, whose amino-acid sequence MQVSVETTQGLGRRVTITIAADSIETAVKSELVNVAKKVRIDGFRKGKVPMNVVAQRYGASVRQDVLGELMSRNFIDAIIKEKINPAGAPNYVPGEYKQGEDFTYSVEFEVYPEVELKGLESIEVEKPIVSVTDEDVDGMLDTLRKQQANWKEKEGAVDAEDRVTIDFTGSVDGEEFEGGKASDFVLAMGQGRMIPGFEDGIKGHKAGEEFTIDVTFPEEYHAENLKGKAAKFVINLKKVEERELPELTEEFIKRFGVEDGSVAGLRTEVRKNMERELNGAVRNRVKSQAIEGLVKANDIDVPAALIDSEIDVLRRQAAQRFGGNQQQAMELPRELFEEQAKRRVVVGLLLGEVIRTHELKADEERVKGLIEEMASAYEDPSEVIEFYGKNKELMDNMRNVALEEQAVEAVLAKAKVTEKETSFTELMNQQA is encoded by the coding sequence ATGCAAGTTTCAGTTGAAACCACTCAAGGCCTTGGCCGCCGTGTAACGATTACTATCGCTGCTGACAGCATCGAAACTGCTGTGAAAAGCGAGCTGGTCAACGTAGCAAAAAAAGTACGTATTGACGGCTTCCGCAAGGGCAAAGTACCAATGAATGTTGTTGCTCAGCGTTATGGCGCTTCCGTGCGTCAGGATGTGCTGGGTGAACTGATGAGCCGCAACTTTATCGACGCGATCATCAAAGAAAAAATCAATCCAGCCGGTGCGCCGAACTACGTTCCAGGCGAATACAAGCAGGGCGAAGACTTCACCTACTCCGTAGAGTTCGAAGTGTACCCGGAAGTTGAGCTGAAAGGTCTGGAATCTATCGAAGTTGAAAAACCGATCGTTTCCGTGACCGACGAAGACGTTGACGGCATGCTGGATACCCTGCGTAAGCAGCAGGCGAACTGGAAAGAGAAAGAAGGCGCTGTTGACGCAGAAGACCGCGTAACCATCGACTTCACCGGTTCTGTAGACGGCGAAGAGTTCGAAGGCGGTAAAGCGTCTGATTTCGTACTGGCGATGGGCCAGGGTCGTATGATCCCAGGCTTCGAAGACGGTATCAAAGGCCACAAAGCGGGCGAAGAGTTCACCATCGACGTGACCTTCCCTGAAGAATACCACGCTGAAAACCTGAAAGGTAAAGCAGCGAAGTTCGTTATCAACCTGAAGAAAGTGGAAGAGCGCGAACTGCCAGAACTGACTGAAGAATTCATCAAGCGTTTCGGCGTGGAAGATGGTTCTGTTGCGGGCCTGCGTACCGAAGTGCGTAAAAACATGGAGCGCGAGCTGAACGGCGCTGTACGTAACCGCGTGAAGTCTCAGGCGATTGAAGGTCTGGTGAAAGCGAACGACATCGACGTTCCTGCTGCCCTGATCGACAGCGAAATCGACGTTCTGCGCCGTCAGGCTGCACAGCGCTTCGGTGGCAACCAGCAGCAAGCGATGGAACTGCCACGCGAGCTGTTCGAAGAGCAAGCGAAACGTCGCGTTGTTGTTGGCCTGCTGCTGGGCGAAGTGATTCGTACCCACGAGCTGAAAGCTGACGAAGAGCGTGTGAAAGGCCTGATCGAAGAGATGGCTTCTGCATACGAAGATCCATCAGAAGTGATCGAGTTCTACGGTAAGAACAAAGAGCTGATGGACAACATGCGCAACGTCGCACTGGAAGAGCAGGCTGTTGAAGCGGTACTGGCGAAAGCGAAAGTGACCGAAAAAGAGACCTCTTTCACCGAACTGATGAACCAGCAGGCGTAA
- the clpP gene encoding ATP-dependent Clp endopeptidase proteolytic subunit ClpP, translated as MSYSGERDNFAPHMALVPMVIEQTSRGERSFDIYSRLLKERVIFLTGQVEDHMANLIVAQMLFLEAENPEKDIYLYINSPGGVITAGMSIYDTMQFIKPDVSTICMGQAASMGAFLLTAGAKGKRFCLPNSRVMIHQPLGGYQGQATDIEIHAREILKVKARMNELMAQHTGQPLEQIERDTERDRFLSAPEAVEYGLVDSILTHRN; from the coding sequence ATGTCATACAGTGGCGAACGAGATAACTTTGCACCCCATATGGCGCTGGTGCCAATGGTTATTGAACAGACCTCACGCGGTGAGCGTTCTTTCGATATCTATTCCCGTCTGCTCAAGGAACGCGTTATCTTTCTGACCGGCCAGGTGGAAGACCATATGGCTAACCTGATCGTGGCGCAGATGCTGTTCCTGGAAGCGGAAAACCCGGAAAAAGACATTTACCTGTATATCAACTCGCCGGGCGGTGTTATTACGGCGGGCATGTCTATTTATGACACCATGCAATTCATCAAGCCGGATGTCAGCACCATCTGTATGGGGCAGGCGGCGTCCATGGGGGCTTTCCTGTTAACCGCAGGGGCGAAAGGTAAGCGTTTCTGCCTGCCTAATTCCCGCGTGATGATTCACCAGCCGCTGGGTGGTTACCAGGGCCAGGCGACGGATATTGAAATCCACGCCCGAGAAATTCTGAAAGTAAAAGCGCGCATGAATGAACTTATGGCGCAGCATACGGGTCAACCTCTCGAGCAGATCGAGCGCGATACCGAGCGCGATCGCTT